Proteins encoded in a region of the Triticum dicoccoides isolate Atlit2015 ecotype Zavitan chromosome 3A, WEW_v2.0, whole genome shotgun sequence genome:
- the LOC119270584 gene encoding receptor-like protein 7, which yields MVLCSISFSGAWLQFRNEPMPHATHLLPLFIVIQLFWLATSSHGHGHGNTRDSSYCHPDQAAALLELKQSFIFDYSTTTLPSWQPGTDCCSWEGVRCDDGVSGGGGSVTVLDLGGRGLYSYGCHAALFNLTSLRYLDLSMNDFGGSHIPAVGFERLSKLTHLNLSYSGFYGQIPLPIGKLTNLVSLDLSSLHNIESDEITNIYSILDGYNFLVLREPSFEILLANLTNLRELYLDGVDISSSGEGWSSGLGIAVPHIQILSMVYCQLHGPIHTSLSSLRSLTVVNLKLNGGISGAVPEFFTDFLNLSVLQLSYNNFSGWFPQTIFQLKNIRVLDVSHNKQLLGYLPEFPSGASLETLCLQSTNFSGVRLSSFSNLLSLRELGFAGRSISMEPTDLLFNKINSLQILQLPFAQFSGELGPFFSWIRSLKNLTSLHLSDCYSSKIMPPMIGNLTNLTSLEITECGFVGQIPSSIGNLNKLTSLRISDSAFSGTIPSSIGNLKKLRRLEISYSELSGPITTDFGHLSTLTVLVLTACRFSGRIPSTIMNLTQLIYLDLSQNDLRGEIPTYLFTSPAMLQLDLSLNKLSGPIQEFDTTYSRMRIVSLSENQISGQIPASFFELRSLVDLDLHTNNLTGLVQLISLWKLRKLYNLDLSNNKLYVLDSEGSEPTMPVLPKLLMLGLMSCNMTTIPRFLMHLNHVQILDLSCNVIDGIIPKCILETWDDGLISLNLSHNKFTDMQLTSYVLPNSRLESLDVSFNRLQGQIPMPNMLATVWSLPQVLDYSNNRFSSIMSNFTVYLSQTVYLKLSRNKLSGHISHSICKASKLEVLDLSYNNFSGLIPSCLMEDGHLAILNLRENHFEGTLPDNVNEHCNLQTIDLHDNKIQGQLPRSLSNCADLEVLDVGNNQMIDNFPSWLSRLSNLYVLILRSNQFYGSLPYTSRDSKFEEYFPKLRIVDISSNNFHGNLHPEWFQRLTSMMAKFNDTGSTLTHQIPYRDVYYHDTVAITYKGQYMAFEKVLTTLTAIDFSNNAFDSQIPETTGKLISLHTLNMSHNAFTGKIPPQMAEMRQLESLDLSSNELSGEIPQELTNLTFLATLNLSENKLHGRIPQSRQFATFENNSYKGNVGLCGLPLSKPCGNSSNPNEAQVNICYDHVDIILFLFAGLGFGIGFTTAILVKWGKVGKWFRIA from the exons ATGGTGCTATGTTCTATATCATTCTCAGGAGCCTGGTTGCAGTTCAGAAACGAACCGATGCCTCATGCTACACACCTACTTCCTCTATTCATAGTGATCCAACTATTCTGGCTAGCCACATCTTCTCATGGCCACGGCCATGGTAATACAAGAGATTCTTCTTACTGCCATCCAGACCAGGCTGCAGCACTTCTCGAACTAAAGCAGTCCTTCATCTTCGACTACTCCACCACCACCCTGCCATCATGGCAACCTGGTACCGACTGCTGCAGCTGGGAGGGCGTTCGCTGTGATGATGGCGTATCTGGCGGAGGCGGCAGCGTCACCGTTCTTGACCTCGGCGGCCGTGGCCTCTACAGCTACGGGTGCCATGCCGCGCTCTTCAACCTCACCTCCCTACGCTACCTCGACCTCAGCATGAACGATTTTGGTGGATCTCACATTCCGGCAGTTGGTTTCGAGAGGCTATCCAAGCTCACTCACCTCAATCTTTCTTATTCAGGCTTCTACGGTCAGATTCCTCTCCCCATCGGCAAACTCACGAACCTCGTATCATTGGATCTTTCTTCACTGcataatattgaatctgatgaaatCACAAATATCTATTCTATCTTGGATGGCTACAACTTTCTGGTGTTACGAGAGCCCAGCTTTGAGATCTTACTGGCAAACCTCACCAATCTGAGGGAGTTGTACCTTGATGGAGTGGACATATCTAGTAGCGGAGAGGGGTGGAGCAGTGGTCTAGGTATAGCTGTCCCCCATATTCAGATTCTTAGCATGGTGTACTGCCAACTCCATGGTCCAATCCACACCTCTCTGTCAAGTCTTCGATCCCTTACTGtggtcaacctcaagcttaacggtGGAATTTCTGGTGCAGTTCCTGAATTCTTCACGGATTTTCTCAATTTAAGTGTTCTTCAACTCAGCTATAACAATTTCAGTGGTTGGTTTCCTCAGACAATATTTCAACTCAAGAATATAAGAGTCCTTGATGTGTCACACAACAAACAACTCTTAGGGTATTTACCAGAATTTCCAAGTGGGGCTTCTTTGGAGACTTTGTGCCTGCAGTCCACTAATTTCTCTGGTGTCAGGCTGAGCTCTTTTAGCAATCTCCTGTCTCTGAGGGAGCTAGGTTTTGCTGGAAGATCAATTTCTATGGAGCCAACTGATTTATTGTTCAACAAGATCAACTCCTTGCAAATTTTGCAGCTCCCTTTTGCTCAATTTTCAGGAGAGTTAGGACCATTTTTCTCATGGATTAGAAGCCTTAAGAACTTGACAAGCTTGCACCTCTCTGATTGCTATTCCTCCAAGATAATGCCCCCGATGATTGGAAACCTCACCAACTTGACAAGTTTGGAGATTACTGAATGTGGCTTTGTTGGACAAATACCATCATCAATTGGAAACCTCAACAAGTTGACTTCATTGAGAATCTCTGATAGTGCCTTCTCTGGGACAATACCATCTTCGATTGGCAATCTCAAGAAACTAAGAAGATTGGAAATTTCTTATAGTGAATTATCAGGTCCAATAACAACAGATTTTGGACATCTCAGCACATTGACAGTATTAGTATTAACAGCCTGCAGGTTTTCTGGCAGAATACCAAGTACAATTATGAACTTGACTCAACTGATTTATCTGGATCTTTCGCAGAATGATCTTAGAG GAGAGATTCCAACATATCTATTCACATCTCCAGCCATGTTACAGTTGGATCTTTCACTAAACAAGCTTTCTGGACCAATACAAGAGTTTGATACAACATATTCACGCATGAGAATTGTTTCTTTGAGTGAAAATCAAATTAGTGGACAGATCCCTGCATCATTCTTTGAACTCAGAAGTTTGGTGGACCTGGATCTTCACACAAACAACTTAACAGGTTTAGTACAATTGATTTCGCTTTGGAAGTTAAGAAAACTTTATAACCTGGATCTCTCAAACAACAAGTTGTATGTCCTGGACAGCGAAGGCAGTGAACCCACCATGCCCGTACTACCTAAACTCTTGATGTTAGGACTTATGTCTTGCAACATGACAACAATTCCAAGATTCTTGATGCATCTTAATCATGTCCAAATATTGGACCTTTCATGCAACGTAATAGACGGGATTATACCCAAATGCATATTGGAGACATGGGATGATGGCCTTATAAGTCTGAATCTTTCACACAACAAATTCACAGATATGCAACTTACTTCATATGTTCTCCCAAATAGTCGTTTGGAATCTCTTGATGTGAGTTTCAATAGACTCCAAGGCCAGATCCCAATGCCAAACATGTTGGCAACAGTATGGAGTTTGCCTCAAGTTTTGGATTATTCCAACAATAGATTCTCTTCTATTATGTCAAACTTCACTGTTTACCTTAGCCAAACAGTTTACCTCAAATTGTCCAGAAATAAGCTAAGTGGCCACATATCACATTCCATCTGCAAAGCAAGCAAACTTGAAGTCCTTGACCTGTCATATAACAACTTCAGTGGGCTGATACCATCATGTCTAATGGAAGATGGTCACTTGGCTatattaaatttgagagagaaccactttGAAGGAACATTGCCTGATAATGTTAATGAGCACTGTAATCTCCAGACAATAGATTTACATGACAATAAGATTCAGGGGCAACTGCCTAGGTCTCTTTCCAACTGCGCTGACCTGGAGGTCCTTGATGTTGGAAATAATCAGATGATTGACAATTTTCCATCTTGGTTGAGTAGGCTTTCCAATCTATATGTCCTTATTTTAAGATCCAATCAGTTCTATGGGTCGCTTCCTTATACTTCCAGAGATAGCAAATTTGAGGAATACTTCCCAAAGTTACGAATCGTTGATATATCCTCAAACAACTTCCATGGCAATTTGCATCCAGAATGGTTTCAGAGGTTGACATCTATGATGGCCAAGTTCAATGACACAGGAAGTACTTTAACTCACCAGATCCCATACAGAGATGTATACTACCATGATACCGTTGCAATCACATACAAAGGGCAATACATGGCATTTGAAAAAGTCTTGACTACCTTAACCGCAATTGACTTCTCAAATAATGCATTTGATAGTCAAATTCCTGAAACAACTGGGAAGCTAATTTCGCTGCATACATTGAACATGTCACATAATGCATTTACGGGAAAGATTCCACCACAAATGGCTGAGATGCGTCAATTGGAATCACTAGACTTGTCCTCGAATGAGCTTTCTGGAGAGATTCCACAAGAACTAACAAATTTAACATTTCTTGCTACCCTGAACTTATCTGAAAACAAGCTGCATGGAAGGATACCACAATCACGCCAATTTGCAACGTTTGAGAACAACTCATATAAAGGGAATGTGGGGCTCTGTGGACTGCCTTTGTCCAAACCATGTGGAAATTCTAGTAATCCAAATGAGGCGCAAGTAAATATATGCTATGATCATGTTGATATTATCTTGTTTCTCTTTGCTGGGTTGGGCTTTGGCATTGGATTCACAACTGCTATTCTGGTGAAATGGGGTAAAGTTGGTAAATGGTTTCGGATTGCGTGA